The following proteins are co-located in the Maridesulfovibrio sp. genome:
- a CDS encoding phosphoribosylformylglycinamidine synthase subunit PurS codes for MLWRVEVALKDHVRDVHGHKVSNKIKEELGIDAGEVRTIKVYTVEGLEKDEIEKVLELGVLHDPVLHTPSLEPLAKDFAWNLEVGFRPGVTDNEGRTAKESVILVTDSADVEAVKVYTSTQYLFAEDLGLEQVSHIAKDLLANELIQRYEIRSADEWVKSPGFEAKAARVTGKASDEVAVIDLAAMSDDEMMAFSRENTLALSLEEFHCIRNYYADPEVVKQREEMGLTAQPTDAELEALAQTWSEHCKHKIFSSKIEYENKETGVSSTVDSLYKTCIMNTTKEIRAEKGEDDFCLSVFKDNAGVIKFNDKLNVCVKMETHNSPSALDPYGGALTGIVGVNRDPMGTGLGANLLCNTDVFCFASPFHEGELPPRLLHPRRVFEGVREGVEHGGNKSGVPTVNGSIVFDERYLGKPLVYCGTVGTMPVESAGRLSHEKKAMPGDIIVMTGGRIGKDGIHGATFSSEELHEGSPATAVQIGDPITQRKMYDCLMRARDMGLYNAITDNGAGGLSSSVGEMAEDSGGCDLDLAKAPLKYDGLKPWEILVSEAQERMTLAVPPEKLNEFMALADEMDVEATALGTYTDSGLYNIRYGEKPVACLRMEFLHDGVPQMQLKAVWERPEIEFTGEPEVADHTGLLKDMLGRLNICSKEYVIRQYDHEVQGRSVVKPLVGEEEDGPADAGVLRPDFDDDKGLVVSHGICPKFSDLDTYWMMANAVDEAIRNAVAVGGDITHMAGIDNFCWCDPVQSESTPDGHYKLAQLVRANQALSHFCRAFGVPCISGKDSMKNDYKGGGVKISIPPTVLFSTVGIVPDINMCVTSDFKKPGEFIYVLGLTRDEMGGSEIASQLNFVHDKVPHVEALTAKARYMTLNQAMRQRLVSSCHDLSDGGLGVALAEMSLGGRIGCEVDLRSVPTEYGMSTLSVLYSESASRFAVTVAPENAGKFEELFAGQICKRIGMTVGGNSFGLMEGSTGIIRCKTEELATAFKETLNW; via the coding sequence ATGCTCTGGCGTGTCGAGGTCGCACTTAAAGACCATGTCCGTGATGTCCACGGTCATAAAGTTTCCAATAAGATCAAAGAAGAACTCGGTATTGATGCCGGTGAAGTCCGGACCATCAAGGTATATACTGTAGAAGGTCTTGAAAAAGACGAAATCGAAAAGGTTCTGGAGCTGGGCGTTTTGCACGACCCGGTCCTGCATACTCCTTCGCTGGAGCCGCTGGCCAAGGATTTCGCTTGGAACCTTGAAGTGGGCTTCCGTCCCGGCGTTACTGACAACGAAGGTCGTACTGCCAAGGAATCCGTTATTCTGGTTACCGATTCTGCTGATGTTGAGGCGGTAAAAGTATACACCTCCACTCAGTACCTTTTTGCCGAAGACCTCGGTCTTGAGCAGGTCAGCCATATAGCCAAAGACCTGCTGGCTAACGAACTCATCCAGCGTTACGAAATCCGTTCCGCAGATGAGTGGGTCAAGTCTCCGGGATTCGAAGCCAAGGCTGCACGGGTTACCGGTAAGGCCAGTGACGAGGTAGCGGTTATTGATCTCGCTGCCATGTCCGATGACGAAATGATGGCCTTCAGCCGTGAGAATACCCTTGCCCTCAGTCTTGAGGAATTCCACTGCATCCGTAATTACTATGCTGATCCTGAAGTGGTTAAGCAGCGTGAGGAAATGGGACTTACCGCCCAGCCTACCGATGCTGAGCTTGAAGCTCTGGCCCAGACTTGGTCCGAGCACTGCAAGCATAAGATTTTCAGCTCAAAGATTGAGTACGAAAACAAGGAAACCGGGGTTTCCTCCACTGTGGACAGTCTTTACAAAACCTGCATCATGAACACCACCAAGGAAATCCGCGCTGAAAAGGGCGAAGATGATTTCTGTCTGTCCGTGTTCAAGGATAACGCAGGTGTTATCAAATTTAACGACAAGCTCAATGTCTGCGTTAAAATGGAGACTCACAACAGTCCTTCCGCTCTGGACCCCTACGGCGGAGCGCTGACCGGGATTGTCGGTGTTAACCGTGACCCCATGGGTACCGGACTGGGTGCAAACCTTCTCTGCAACACTGATGTTTTCTGCTTTGCTTCTCCCTTCCATGAAGGAGAACTGCCTCCTCGTCTGCTGCATCCCCGCCGCGTATTTGAAGGCGTGCGTGAAGGTGTTGAGCACGGTGGTAACAAATCCGGTGTTCCCACTGTAAACGGCTCCATTGTTTTCGATGAACGCTATCTCGGTAAGCCGCTGGTTTACTGCGGAACTGTCGGCACCATGCCTGTTGAATCCGCAGGTCGCCTCAGTCACGAGAAGAAAGCCATGCCCGGTGACATCATCGTTATGACCGGTGGTCGTATCGGTAAGGACGGTATTCACGGTGCAACCTTTTCCTCTGAGGAACTGCATGAAGGTTCCCCGGCAACAGCGGTCCAGATCGGTGACCCCATCACCCAGCGTAAGATGTACGACTGCCTGATGCGCGCCCGTGATATGGGCCTGTACAACGCCATAACCGATAACGGTGCAGGCGGCTTGTCTTCATCTGTCGGTGAAATGGCCGAGGACAGCGGCGGTTGTGATCTCGACCTCGCCAAGGCTCCGCTCAAGTATGACGGCCTCAAGCCTTGGGAAATCCTTGTTTCCGAAGCTCAGGAGCGCATGACTCTCGCTGTTCCGCCGGAAAAGCTGAACGAGTTCATGGCCCTTGCCGATGAAATGGATGTGGAAGCTACTGCCCTCGGTACTTACACCGACAGCGGCCTCTACAACATTCGTTACGGCGAGAAGCCTGTTGCCTGCCTGCGTATGGAGTTTCTGCATGACGGCGTGCCCCAGATGCAGCTTAAAGCTGTCTGGGAACGTCCTGAAATTGAATTTACCGGTGAGCCGGAAGTTGCTGACCATACCGGGCTGCTTAAAGATATGCTCGGACGTCTGAATATCTGCAGCAAGGAATATGTTATCCGTCAGTATGACCATGAAGTGCAGGGCCGCAGTGTGGTCAAGCCTCTGGTTGGTGAAGAGGAAGACGGTCCCGCTGATGCAGGTGTGCTTCGTCCTGACTTTGATGATGATAAAGGTCTGGTCGTATCACACGGTATCTGCCCTAAATTCTCCGATCTCGATACCTACTGGATGATGGCCAACGCAGTTGACGAAGCTATCCGTAACGCAGTTGCTGTCGGTGGCGACATCACCCACATGGCCGGTATCGATAACTTCTGCTGGTGTGATCCGGTTCAGTCCGAATCCACTCCTGACGGCCACTACAAGCTGGCACAGCTTGTCCGTGCAAACCAGGCTCTGTCACACTTCTGCCGTGCTTTCGGAGTGCCCTGCATTTCCGGTAAGGACTCCATGAAGAACGACTACAAGGGCGGTGGCGTGAAAATTTCCATCCCGCCGACCGTACTCTTCTCCACTGTTGGTATTGTCCCGGACATCAATATGTGCGTGACTTCCGACTTTAAGAAGCCCGGTGAGTTCATTTATGTGCTCGGCCTGACCCGTGACGAAATGGGCGGTTCTGAGATTGCTTCCCAGCTTAACTTTGTCCATGACAAAGTTCCTCATGTTGAAGCTCTCACCGCTAAGGCCCGCTACATGACCCTTAACCAGGCCATGCGCCAGCGTTTGGTAAGCTCCTGCCACGACCTTTCCGACGGTGGTCTGGGTGTTGCCCTTGCCGAGATGTCACTTGGCGGACGTATCGGTTGTGAAGTTGACCTTCGCTCCGTACCCACCGAATACGGCATGTCCACCTTGTCCGTGCTCTACAGTGAGTCCGCATCACGTTTTGCAGTGACCGTGGCTCCTGAGAATGCCGGCAAGTTCGAGGAACTCTTCGCAGGTCAGATCTGCAAGCGCATCGGTATGACCGTGGGCGGCAACTCATTCGGCCTCATGGAAGGTTCTACCGGTATTATTCGTTGTAAGACCGAAGAACTTGCTACCGCTTTCAAGGAAACCTTGAACTGGTAG
- a CDS encoding HDOD domain-containing protein, translated as MSLDDILESPRLMMKLSFPPVMLQLMQEACKPEPDFAVLGKIISMDPALSTTILNLVNSPFYGLSQEISDFKRAAVVLGTRELLNLAVTVTYQKHICKHMELDDYKIYNDWMLTVWGAISAQLIASRICPEQADKVYLCCLLKDISLFFLRCAAPGELPDEISKDSVTRSGPGQSDIETEIWGMNHGALSQLLLTRWKMDTLNCPSLQHHHAIDEIDTFDIPTQAVILATRWAELELGSNSAPFNVLQFEVQLQRSLDMDEEAIEGFREVCRTKFQSMLKILGISEDGGDANFYNHSIKSLQSSYFLSLELLTAEGGIDSIARIIGRHLKLSWDIINWELALKSPHTDKFKFYRVAEDSGLELAATNCAADEIPWQKRGDGEDIVSRKILFGRFRFNSKNIKSEDRKNLKLYFRFIGQAYEHYCAKQHLIEDRAETLDTLPLGVASLDSQGDLIDMNEAMIRLLGGASISGTKNFNDLFKLGLGAGLGVSWKFFIDDEAKKSFSKIICVSLRTGGMPRDACLYVSAYKQTRGGEPLISVVMEDIREMSESQIQALKQRDFLEGLVDSMRDVVLTVDRRGNITYASSRFSKIFLGRNIFDIASPSETFTGRWGPDIFERDKTVVEVLLKRTDTAGRPFEFVVSKLAGSGEKSLIVARDLTAIRRLEDKLKRQAIFDGLTDLFNHTQFNTLMAREINRSRRTGRPVGLLFFDLDGFKAVNDNEGHQVGDEVLKGVGDILRNELRSGMDFPCRYGGDEFGVIVTEVRAEALEKIGNRIRLRVEKKFSGKVTISGGLTVLKEGDTSVSMLNRVDKATYEAKDLGGNVLVWAK; from the coding sequence ATGAGTCTGGATGATATTCTTGAATCACCACGATTGATGATGAAACTCAGCTTTCCTCCGGTCATGCTTCAGTTGATGCAGGAGGCCTGCAAGCCTGAGCCTGATTTTGCCGTGCTGGGTAAAATTATCAGTATGGACCCGGCTCTTTCAACAACCATTCTTAACCTCGTCAATTCCCCATTTTACGGTCTTTCTCAGGAAATTTCAGATTTCAAAAGAGCTGCTGTTGTGCTTGGCACCCGTGAACTGCTTAATCTGGCAGTCACGGTGACTTATCAAAAGCATATCTGTAAGCACATGGAACTGGATGACTACAAAATATATAATGACTGGATGCTTACCGTCTGGGGGGCTATTTCTGCTCAGCTTATTGCCTCTCGAATCTGTCCTGAGCAAGCGGATAAAGTTTACCTTTGCTGCTTACTGAAGGATATCTCCCTGTTTTTCCTGCGTTGTGCCGCTCCGGGAGAGTTGCCGGATGAAATTTCGAAAGATTCGGTTACCAGATCAGGTCCCGGTCAGTCCGATATCGAGACTGAAATATGGGGTATGAATCATGGTGCTCTCAGCCAACTCCTTTTAACCCGTTGGAAGATGGACACCCTCAATTGTCCTTCATTGCAGCATCATCACGCCATTGATGAGATAGATACTTTTGATATCCCTACTCAGGCAGTTATTCTCGCTACGAGATGGGCTGAACTAGAGTTAGGCAGTAATTCCGCTCCCTTTAATGTTCTGCAATTTGAAGTTCAGTTACAGCGTTCCCTTGATATGGATGAGGAAGCCATTGAGGGGTTCAGGGAGGTCTGTCGTACAAAATTTCAATCCATGCTCAAGATTCTCGGCATTTCTGAGGATGGCGGGGATGCCAACTTTTACAATCATTCCATAAAAAGTCTGCAATCCAGTTATTTTCTGAGTTTGGAACTTCTCACTGCTGAAGGCGGGATAGATTCCATTGCCCGGATAATAGGCCGACATCTCAAGTTGAGCTGGGATATTATCAATTGGGAGCTGGCTCTCAAGTCTCCACATACGGATAAATTTAAATTTTACCGTGTTGCTGAAGATAGCGGTCTTGAGTTGGCGGCAACAAATTGCGCTGCCGATGAAATACCGTGGCAGAAGCGCGGGGATGGGGAAGATATTGTCAGCCGGAAGATTTTGTTCGGCAGGTTTAGATTCAATTCCAAGAATATTAAGTCTGAAGATAGAAAGAACCTTAAACTTTATTTTCGGTTCATCGGTCAGGCTTATGAGCATTACTGCGCCAAGCAGCATTTGATTGAAGATCGTGCCGAGACTCTGGACACCTTGCCTTTGGGTGTTGCCAGCCTGGATTCTCAGGGCGATTTAATCGATATGAATGAGGCAATGATCCGCTTGCTTGGCGGGGCTTCTATCTCAGGTACTAAAAATTTCAATGATCTTTTCAAACTCGGTCTCGGTGCAGGGCTTGGTGTAAGTTGGAAGTTTTTTATCGATGACGAGGCTAAAAAATCTTTCAGCAAGATCATCTGTGTAAGCCTCAGGACCGGGGGAATGCCTCGTGATGCTTGTCTTTATGTCTCGGCTTACAAGCAGACCCGTGGTGGAGAGCCTCTGATTTCAGTGGTCATGGAAGACATCAGGGAAATGTCCGAGAGTCAGATTCAGGCTCTTAAGCAGCGAGATTTTCTTGAAGGGCTTGTTGATTCCATGCGCGATGTAGTGCTTACCGTGGATAGACGCGGAAACATTACTTATGCATCTTCACGTTTTTCAAAGATATTTTTGGGTCGTAATATTTTTGATATTGCTTCTCCCAGCGAAACATTTACCGGTCGCTGGGGGCCTGATATTTTTGAGCGGGATAAAACTGTGGTTGAAGTCCTTTTGAAAAGGACCGATACAGCCGGAAGACCTTTTGAGTTTGTTGTCAGCAAACTTGCCGGATCAGGGGAGAAGAGTCTTATTGTTGCCCGTGATCTGACTGCTATCCGCAGATTGGAAGACAAGCTCAAACGGCAGGCTATATTTGATGGTCTGACCGATCTATTCAACCATACCCAGTTCAACACCCTGATGGCCCGCGAAATTAATCGCAGCAGGCGGACCGGACGTCCGGTAGGTTTGCTTTTCTTTGATCTGGATGGTTTTAAGGCTGTTAATGACAATGAAGGGCATCAGGTCGGAGATGAGGTTCTTAAGGGCGTGGGAGATATCCTGCGCAATGAACTTCGCTCAGGTATGGATTTTCCCTGTCGCTACGGAGGGGATGAGTTCGGGGTGATTGTCACCGAAGTCCGGGCTGAGGCTCTTGAAAAAATAGGCAACAGAATCAGGCTCCGGGTGGAGAAGAAATTTTCTGGTAAGGTCACAATCAGCGGGGGGCTTACCGTGCTCAAGGAAGGGGATACTTCCGTCAGCATGTTGAACCGCGTTGACAAAGCTACATATGAAGCCAAGGATTTGGGCGGAAATGTACTGGTCTGGGCCAAATAG
- a CDS encoding polyprenyl synthetase family protein encodes MIELLAYFKKELPLINGFLDEEISKLEGLVKDVARHVLLAPGKRIRPVLTILSARGLGYGKDDIYPLAGSLEILHAATLLHDDILDDADLRRGVEASHLVYGTTETILAGDVLLALANKIGADYGKSRISSVLASGIMATVEGEILEIAHISEPLMNRDTYMDIIIGKTARLIETSCRLGAILASDDRAMEDAVGNFGLNMGIAFQLVDDALDYESPSDDTGKPEGGDIKEGKITLPLILYLEMLQDNEAELLLAEIKSHTISDEKRDHVLAEIRKHGLGARTRTYAAEYVEKAKSCLDPLPEGEEKQVLKQAADFVLTRKK; translated from the coding sequence ATGATTGAGTTATTAGCCTATTTTAAAAAGGAACTGCCTCTTATCAACGGTTTCCTCGATGAGGAAATTTCTAAGCTTGAGGGGCTGGTGAAGGATGTAGCCAGACACGTGCTGCTTGCGCCGGGAAAGAGGATTCGCCCGGTGTTGACAATTCTTTCCGCCCGGGGATTGGGCTACGGGAAAGATGATATCTATCCTCTGGCCGGTTCTTTGGAAATCCTCCATGCCGCGACCCTTCTTCATGACGATATTTTAGATGATGCCGACTTGCGCCGTGGCGTAGAGGCTTCGCATCTGGTTTACGGTACCACCGAAACTATACTTGCCGGAGATGTCTTGCTGGCTCTGGCCAACAAGATCGGTGCTGATTACGGTAAGTCCCGGATCAGTTCCGTACTCGCTTCCGGGATCATGGCGACTGTTGAGGGTGAGATTCTTGAAATAGCCCACATTTCAGAACCGCTGATGAATCGTGATACCTATATGGATATCATTATCGGTAAGACTGCCCGTCTGATTGAAACCTCTTGCCGTCTTGGAGCTATTCTTGCTTCCGATGATCGCGCGATGGAAGATGCCGTCGGTAACTTCGGTTTGAATATGGGGATAGCTTTCCAGCTTGTTGACGATGCTCTTGATTATGAATCCCCTTCTGATGATACCGGCAAGCCTGAAGGCGGAGATATTAAAGAAGGTAAGATTACTTTACCTTTGATTCTTTATCTTGAAATGCTACAAGACAATGAAGCAGAGTTGTTGCTTGCTGAAATTAAAAGCCATACCATTTCGGATGAGAAACGTGATCATGTGCTTGCTGAAATCAGAAAGCACGGGTTGGGAGCCAGAACCAGAACCTATGCAGCTGAATATGTTGAAAAAGCCAAATCGTGTCTGGACCCGCTTCCTGAAGGTGAAGAAAAGCAGGTGCTTAAGCAGGCAGCTGATTTTGTGCTGACCCGGAAAAAATAG
- the mqnB gene encoding futalosine hydrolase, translated as MKPILFVTATAKEMKAALGGVCKLPRLEQGKPVEFMFGTRPGLLLVTGIGVINISFALGRALAGNDVGIVVLAGIAGTFNPDRFPLCSACVVSKEVWPEYGLKTGEHVDPKGLGFSLAEIDGQPVWNEVELCSGKSLFESGLDRFEKLPEAVSLTVSGVTATAEGAAAYVKRYGADLENMEGFAAAYVCALVGVGLCQVRTVSNLVGSRDSNDWDLRGALAELGRVCSALVR; from the coding sequence ATGAAACCGATTCTTTTTGTAACGGCAACGGCCAAGGAGATGAAGGCCGCACTGGGTGGAGTCTGCAAGCTGCCTCGCTTGGAGCAGGGCAAGCCTGTGGAGTTCATGTTCGGTACTCGTCCCGGGCTGTTGCTGGTTACCGGAATCGGAGTAATAAATATATCTTTCGCCCTCGGGCGGGCTTTGGCGGGAAACGATGTGGGTATCGTTGTGCTGGCTGGAATTGCCGGGACATTCAATCCTGACCGCTTCCCTCTTTGTTCCGCCTGTGTGGTAAGTAAAGAAGTCTGGCCCGAGTACGGGTTGAAAACTGGTGAGCATGTAGACCCTAAAGGCCTGGGATTCAGCCTTGCGGAGATTGACGGACAGCCGGTCTGGAACGAAGTAGAGCTATGTTCCGGAAAAAGTCTTTTTGAATCAGGACTTGACCGATTTGAAAAACTGCCCGAAGCTGTGTCTTTGACCGTGAGCGGGGTGACCGCCACGGCTGAGGGAGCCGCTGCATATGTAAAGAGATATGGAGCGGATTTAGAAAATATGGAAGGTTTTGCGGCTGCGTATGTGTGCGCCCTTGTCGGGGTGGGGCTATGTCAGGTGCGGACTGTTTCGAACCTTGTAGGATCAAGAGATAGTAATGATTGGGATTTGCGTGGAGCCCTTGCCGAGTTGGGGCGGGTCTGCTCAGCTCTGGTCAGGTGA
- a CDS encoding nucleotide sugar dehydrogenase, giving the protein MIKFSDIEEKKTTIGVVGLGYVGLPLAVALGRQFKVLGLDISEQRVKELSEGFDRTNEVLENDFHNYVEFSTDASRLKDCGVIIVAVPTPIDEARNPDLRPVVGASTMVGENMSAGSIVVYESTVYPGLTEDICVPILEGKSGLKYGQDFGVGYSPERINPGDREHTLQTIVKVVAGNDTEVADLLDKLYSSIITAGTHRASCIKVAEAAKVIENTQRDLNIALMNELSMIFDKMGIDTLDVLEAAGTKWNFLPFRPGLVGGHCIGVDPYYLTTKAEEIGHHPQVILAGRKINDSVGKFIADTTIKQMINGDSKVKGAKVGVLGLTFKENVPDLRNTKVVDVVDELRSFGVDVLIHDAYADPEEAVEEYNITTSSFDEFKDLEAVILAVSHDKYRDLDLDTIKGWFRNPENALIIDVKCFFDREVLEEAGIRHWRL; this is encoded by the coding sequence ATGATTAAATTCTCAGACATTGAAGAAAAGAAAACTACTATCGGAGTGGTCGGTCTCGGATACGTGGGCCTGCCTCTCGCAGTTGCCCTTGGTCGCCAATTTAAGGTTCTTGGCCTTGATATCTCCGAACAGCGCGTTAAGGAACTCAGTGAAGGGTTCGACCGTACCAATGAAGTACTGGAAAATGATTTCCATAACTATGTTGAATTCAGCACCGATGCTTCGCGTCTTAAAGATTGCGGCGTAATTATTGTTGCCGTGCCTACCCCTATCGACGAAGCCCGCAATCCTGACCTGAGACCTGTCGTAGGTGCTTCCACCATGGTCGGCGAAAATATGTCTGCCGGCTCAATTGTTGTTTATGAGTCCACTGTTTACCCCGGACTGACTGAAGATATTTGCGTACCCATCCTCGAAGGAAAATCCGGCCTCAAGTATGGTCAGGATTTCGGCGTGGGTTACTCTCCCGAGCGCATCAACCCTGGTGACCGTGAACACACCCTGCAGACCATCGTCAAGGTTGTTGCCGGTAACGACACTGAGGTGGCTGATCTGCTGGATAAACTCTATTCTTCCATCATCACCGCCGGAACCCACCGTGCATCATGCATCAAGGTTGCCGAGGCCGCCAAGGTTATTGAAAATACTCAGCGTGACTTGAACATTGCGTTGATGAACGAACTTTCCATGATTTTCGATAAAATGGGCATCGATACCCTTGATGTTCTCGAAGCAGCAGGAACCAAGTGGAATTTCCTTCCTTTCCGTCCCGGTCTGGTTGGCGGGCACTGCATCGGTGTCGATCCTTATTACCTGACCACCAAGGCTGAAGAAATCGGCCATCACCCGCAGGTTATCCTTGCAGGACGCAAGATTAACGACTCCGTGGGTAAATTTATCGCCGACACTACCATCAAGCAGATGATCAACGGCGACAGCAAGGTAAAGGGAGCCAAAGTAGGCGTCCTCGGCCTGACCTTTAAGGAAAATGTTCCCGACCTGCGTAACACCAAGGTTGTTGACGTAGTTGACGAGCTTAGATCTTTCGGCGTGGATGTGCTTATTCACGATGCCTATGCTGATCCTGAAGAAGCTGTGGAAGAGTACAATATCACCACTTCTTCTTTTGATGAATTCAAAGATCTTGAGGCTGTTATTCTGGCTGTTTCCCATGATAAGTATCGTGATCTTGATCTTGATACCATTAAGGGTTGGTTCAGAAATCCTGAAAACGCTCTCATTATCGATGTTAAGTGCTTTTTTGACCGTGAGGTTCTTGAAGAAGCCGGCATCAGGCACTGGAGACTTTAG
- a CDS encoding DUF2065 domain-containing protein, whose protein sequence is MHIDWSFLLSALGLAFIIEGIPYFVFSERMPRILISIIERGPRQLRILGLIAMIFGLLLISFGQSLTDL, encoded by the coding sequence ATGCATATCGATTGGTCCTTTCTTCTGTCCGCCCTTGGTCTGGCCTTCATTATTGAAGGGATTCCCTATTTTGTTTTTTCTGAGCGCATGCCCAGAATTCTTATTTCAATTATTGAGCGAGGACCGCGGCAACTACGCATTCTCGGGCTCATTGCCATGATATTCGGTTTGCTGCTCATATCTTTCGGTCAATCACTGACCGACTTATAA
- a CDS encoding ubiquinone/menaquinone biosynthesis methyltransferase, whose product MAQVSHQEHGKKVRDMFGRIAGWYDFLNHFLSAGQDIYWRYRQVKLVRPGKKGLVLDLAAGTLDVSVELLRQYPDVKVLAMDFTHQMLACGKVKKLEGKHVVRSESIAAVQADGRVLPLPDNCLDGATISFGIRNILPREDCYKEVLRTLKPGARFCILEFGSGSKKIWKGVYNFYLNKVLPLLGKVVSGDSGAYSYLADTIRAFPDERALAEELREAGFGRVMFIPLLSGIVYIHVAEKTEE is encoded by the coding sequence ATGGCGCAGGTATCCCATCAGGAACACGGCAAGAAAGTCCGGGATATGTTCGGCAGGATTGCCGGGTGGTATGATTTCCTGAACCATTTTTTGAGTGCCGGTCAGGATATTTACTGGCGTTATCGTCAGGTTAAACTGGTCCGTCCCGGCAAAAAAGGTCTGGTGCTTGATCTGGCAGCCGGAACACTTGATGTATCAGTGGAACTTTTGCGTCAATATCCGGACGTGAAAGTTCTGGCCATGGATTTTACCCATCAGATGCTTGCTTGCGGTAAGGTAAAAAAGCTCGAAGGCAAGCATGTCGTACGCAGCGAGAGCATTGCTGCTGTTCAGGCGGATGGAAGGGTGCTCCCTTTGCCTGACAATTGCCTTGATGGGGCTACAATATCTTTTGGCATCAGAAATATCCTTCCTCGCGAAGATTGCTACAAGGAAGTTTTGCGTACCCTCAAGCCCGGTGCACGGTTCTGTATTTTGGAATTCGGTTCCGGGAGCAAGAAAATCTGGAAGGGTGTTTATAATTTTTACCTCAACAAGGTGCTGCCCCTGCTGGGTAAGGTTGTTTCCGGTGATTCCGGGGCCTATTCATATCTGGCGGATACTATCCGGGCTTTCCCGGATGAACGTGCTCTTGCTGAGGAATTGCGCGAAGCAGGTTTTGGACGTGTGATGTTTATCCCCTTGCTTTCGGGGATTGTTTACATACACGTAGCGGAAAAAACTGAAGAGTAG
- a CDS encoding cytochrome c3 family protein: MKKTLLISMVTAALVCAFALPSLYAVDAPGDMVLKAPAGAKMTKGPVAFSHKGHAALDCAKCHHKWDGKAEIKNCSVEGCHVDTSKEGKKKPTSFYSAFHSKSDTSCVGCHKAMKKAKKATGPTKCGDCHPKK; the protein is encoded by the coding sequence ATGAAAAAGACCCTGCTTATCAGCATGGTAACAGCTGCTCTGGTTTGCGCATTTGCTCTTCCCAGCCTGTATGCTGTTGATGCACCCGGCGACATGGTTCTGAAAGCTCCTGCTGGCGCTAAAATGACCAAGGGCCCGGTTGCTTTTTCTCACAAGGGACACGCAGCACTCGACTGTGCAAAGTGTCACCACAAGTGGGACGGTAAGGCTGAGATTAAAAACTGTTCCGTTGAAGGTTGTCACGTAGACACCAGCAAAGAAGGTAAAAAGAAGCCCACTTCTTTTTACTCCGCTTTCCACTCTAAGTCTGACACTAGCTGCGTAGGCTGTCATAAGGCTATGAAGAAAGCTAAAAAGGCAACTGGCCCCACCAAGTGCGGCGACTGCCACCCCAAGAAATAA
- the cobJ gene encoding precorrin-3B C(17)-methyltransferase: MSKGCIKVIGLGPGDECLLAPQARQAIEEADAVVGYTGYVKLVPPALLEGREVLSTGMMAEVERCRKAVEAAVAGRNVVMVCSGDPGIYAMAGLVMELLEAGELFDKVNFEVVPGIPAFTAAAALLGAPLMHDFASISLSDLLTPWEKIEKRLEAAALADFVIAIYNPRSKKRSGHLGEAVEILKKYRKGTTPLGIVNRAYREDQKVRVVTLDTLDVNDVDMQTVLIIGNSSTREVAGKMLTPRGYANKYDI; the protein is encoded by the coding sequence ATGAGTAAAGGTTGTATTAAAGTGATCGGGCTTGGTCCCGGAGATGAATGTTTGCTGGCTCCGCAGGCAAGGCAGGCTATTGAGGAAGCGGATGCTGTTGTCGGTTATACCGGATACGTGAAACTGGTCCCGCCGGCGTTGCTCGAAGGCCGGGAAGTCCTTTCCACAGGCATGATGGCCGAGGTGGAACGCTGCCGCAAGGCTGTGGAAGCTGCAGTTGCCGGACGTAATGTGGTCATGGTTTGCAGCGGTGATCCGGGTATTTATGCCATGGCCGGGCTGGTTATGGAGTTGCTTGAGGCAGGGGAGCTGTTTGATAAGGTTAATTTTGAAGTAGTACCGGGAATACCTGCTTTCACTGCTGCTGCTGCCTTGCTCGGCGCTCCGTTGATGCACGATTTTGCATCCATCAGCCTCAGTGACCTGCTTACCCCGTGGGAAAAGATCGAAAAGAGGCTTGAAGCGGCAGCTTTGGCTGATTTTGTGATAGCAATTTATAATCCTCGTTCGAAAAAGCGTTCTGGTCACCTTGGTGAAGCTGTTGAAATTTTAAAAAAATATCGTAAAGGGACAACTCCGCTAGGCATCGTGAACCGGGCTTACCGTGAAGATCAAAAGGTGCGGGTGGTAACGCTGGATACCCTTGATGTGAATGATGTTGATATGCAAACTGTTCTGATTATTGGCAATTCTTCCACTCGTGAGGTGGCGGGGAAAATGCTCACTCCCCGTGGTTATGCCAACAAGTATGACATCTGA